A single Phragmites australis chromosome 4, lpPhrAust1.1, whole genome shotgun sequence DNA region contains:
- the LOC133915923 gene encoding indole-3-acetic acid-amido synthetase GH3.8-like: MAVMTDMPAATALRAPAPAAAAAGSERDAEKLRFIEEMTSDVDAVQERVLVEILARNAETEYLTRCGLAGATDRAAFRAKVSVVTYEDLQPDIQRIANGDRSPILSAHPISEFLTSSGTSAGERKLMPTIKEELDRRQLLYSLLMPVMNLYVPGLDKGKALYFLFVKSETTTPGGLTARPVLTSYYKSEYFKNRPYDPYHDYTSPTAAILCADAFQSMYAQMVCGLRQRHDVLRVGAVFASGLLRAIRFLQLNWEQLADDIEAGLLTPRITDPSVRDAVAAILRADPELARFLRAECSRGDWAGIITRVWPNTKYLDVIVTGAMQQYIPTLEYYSGDLPMACTMYASSECYFGLNLRPMCHPSEVSYTIMPNMGYFEFLPVDEASGVASGDAAQLVDLARVEAGREYELVITTYAGLYRYRVGDILRVTGFHNAAPQFRFVRRKNVLLSIESDKTDEAELQHAVERASALLRPHGAAVVEYTSHACTKSIPGHYVVYWELLTKGPQTQTGAAAVEGDVLDRCCLEMEEALNSVYRQSRVADSSIGPLEIRVVRSGTFEELMDYAISRGASINQYKVPRCVSSPPIVELLDSRVVSQHFSPSPPHWTPARRSD; the protein is encoded by the exons ATGGCAGTGATGACGGACATGCCAGCGGCGACGGCGCTGCgtgcgccggcgccggctgccgcggcggcggggagcgAGAGGGATGCCGAGAAACTGAGGTTCATCGAGGAGATGACCTCCGACGTCGATGCCGTGCAGGAGCGCGTCCTGGTCGAGATCCTCGCCAGGAACGCCGAGACCGAGTACCTTACGCGCTGCGGCCTCGCTGGGGCCACCGACCGCGCCGCCTTCCGGGCCAAGGTGTCTGTTGTCACCTACGAGGACCTGCAGCCTGACATCCAGCGTATCGCCAACGGCGACCGCTCGCCCATCCTCTCCGCCCACCCCATCTCCGAGTTCCTCACCAG CTCGGGGACTTCGGCCGGCGAGCGCAAGCTGATGCCAACCATCAAGGAAGAGCTCGACCGGCGGCAGCTGCTCTACAGCCTCCTCATGCCGGTCATGAACCT GTACGTGCCGGGGCTGGACAAGGGCAAGGCGCTCTACTTCCTCTTCGTCAAGTCAGAGACCACGACGCCCGGCGGCCTCACGGCGCGGCCCGTGCTCACTAGCTACTACAAGAGCGAGTACTTCAAGAACCGCCCGTACGACCCGTACCACGACTACACGAGCCCCACGGCGGCCATCCTCTGCGCCGACGCGTTCCAGAGCATGTACGCGCAGATGGTGTGCGGCCTACGCCAGCGCCACGACGTGCTCCGCGTCGGCGCCGTCTTCGCCTCCGGCCTCCTCCGCGCCATCCGGTTTCTCCAGCTCAACTGGGAGCAGCTCGCCGACGACATCGAAGCGGGCTTGCTCACCCCGCGCATCACCGACCCGTCCGTCCGCGATGCCGTCGCGGCCATCCTCCGGGCGGACCCGGAGCTCGCCCGCTTCCTCCGCGCCGAGTGCTCCCGCGGCGACTGGGCGGGCATCATAACCCGCGTCTGGCCCAACACAAAGTACCTGGACGTGATCGTCACCGGCGCGATGCAGCAGTACATCCCCACCCTGGAGTACTACAGCGGTGACCTGCCCATGGCGTGCACCATGTACGCCTCGTCGGAGTGCTACTTCGGCCTGAACCTCCGCCCGATGTGCCACCCGTCGGAGGTCTCGTACACAATCATGCCCAACATGGGATACTTCGAGTTCCTCCCCGTGGACGAGGCGAGCGGCGTGGCGTCGGGGGACGCGGCGCAGCTGGTGGACTTGGCCCGCGTGGAGGCTGGGCGCGAGTACGAGCTGGTGATCACGACGTACGCCGGGCTGTACCGGTACCGCGTGGGCGACATCCTGCGCGTGACGGGGTTCCACAACGCGGCGCCGCAGTTCCGGTTCGTGCGGCGCAAGAACGTGCTGCTGTCCATCGAGTCGGACAAGACCGACGAAGCGGAGCTGCAGCACGCCGTGGAGCGCGCGTCGGCGCTGCTCCGGCCGCACGGCGCGGCGGTGGTGGAGTACACGAGCCACGCGTGCACTAAGAGCATCCCGGGGCACTACGTCGTCTACTGGGAGCTGTTGACCAAAGGGCCCCAGACCCAGACCGGCGCCGCGGCCGTGGAGGGCGACGTGCTGGACCGCTGCTGCctggagatggaggaggccCTGAACTCGGTGTACCGGCAGAGCCGGGTGGCGGACAGCTCGATCGGGCCGCTTGAGATCCGGGTGGTCCGGTCTGGCACGTTCGAGGAGCTGATGGACTACGCCATCTCCCGCGGCGCCTCCATCAACCAGTACAAGGTGCCCCGCTGCGTGTCCTCCCCGCCCATCGTGGAGCTGCTGGACTCCCGTGTGGTATCGCAACACTTCagcccctcgccgccgcacTGGACGCCGGCACGCCGGTCCGACTAG